ACGTGACCGACTACACCGCTTTGTTGGTCAAACGTGAACGGATCGGAGACACGTTGGGGCCGCACGAATACATGTCGGCAAAAATCCGTTGCCGCAAAGTCAACAACGGCCAACTTACCCAGCCACTAAGCGTCTACCTCAGTTTCCTAAAGCCTTCGACGGTCAAAGGCCGCGAGGTGATTTATGTGGAAGGCCAAAACAACGGAAATATCATCGCCCACGAAGGCGGATTCAAAGGCAAGTTCTTGCCGACGGTTCAGCTTTCGCCGACCGGGGCACTTGCGATGCGAGGCCAGCGCTACCCGATGACCGAAATCGGGGTCGAGAATTTACTGGTCAAGCTGATCGAACGTGGCGAACAAGCGCGACAGTTGCCCGACGTTCAAGCGGATATGCGCCGCGGGATCAAAATTAACAATCGGCCCTGCATGCTGCTCACGGTGACACAGCCTTCGCGGCGCCCCGACTTGATGTTCTATCAAGCCAAGGTCTACATGGACGAAGCCCTTAAGTTGCCGATCCGTTACGTTGCCTACGACTGGCCGAAACCGGGGCAAAGCGAACTTGAGGTACTCGAGGAGTACAACTACCTCAACCTGAAGGTCAACGTCGGACTGACCGACAAGGACTTCGATCCCAACAATAGCTCCTACGGATTCTATTGATCCATCGAGCGAGCGAAGTCTCAGCGGGACAACTGGACTTCGCTTCTTCTACGAACCGCTACCGCTGACCAGTCACCCGTGGGTCGCCTCCTACGACTCATCACGACTCGGTCAGCGAGAGGCACAGTGCCGCATAATCAGCGAGGCAAAGTGCCGCATCGAAAGCCGTCAAGGGATCCGG
The sequence above is a segment of the Roseiconus lacunae genome. Coding sequences within it:
- a CDS encoding DUF1571 domain-containing protein; amino-acid sequence: MQRRKFLALTGSLAATAAANQAFAKPPHLVEPVHRVANASITPAAPVKVSTLDTALSHARQSLDLCRENVTDYTALLVKRERIGDTLGPHEYMSAKIRCRKVNNGQLTQPLSVYLSFLKPSTVKGREVIYVEGQNNGNIIAHEGGFKGKFLPTVQLSPTGALAMRGQRYPMTEIGVENLLVKLIERGEQARQLPDVQADMRRGIKINNRPCMLLTVTQPSRRPDLMFYQAKVYMDEALKLPIRYVAYDWPKPGQSELEVLEEYNYLNLKVNVGLTDKDFDPNNSSYGFY